In Candidatus Defluviilinea proxima, a single genomic region encodes these proteins:
- a CDS encoding glycosyltransferase family 39 protein — MKANSSIKFDLLILILLATIKLVLHLLTNNQYGFHRDELAMLHDARNLAWGFIAYPPLTPFLGSIELKLFGTSLVGFRFFSALSQSIVMVIAGLMAKELGGSRRAQILAAFGTGIGMFTLIQGALFQYVAFDFLWVVLLAYFAIRLLKTDTPRWWLAIGAVIGLGMMTRYTMGVHVIGLILAVLLTQTRKHLKSPWLWAGVVIAFVIFLPNIIWQIQHNFISLEFQKSIHERDVNLGRAKGYFIDQLLMANPFMLSFWISGLLFYFREAKYRLLGWMYLIPVAIFFLMQGRGYYPAPIYPMLIAAGAVVFERHLETLSPKNALRHLTSNWISLTLGLAVGGALMLPVAPINSTMWDISYGVHDNFSEQLGWRELNEQVANVYHALPAAEKSRAGILAGNYGEAGALELYGDEYNLPQVISPADSFWLQSAPTENIDVLIVVGYSKETAEKYFNSCILAGEIVNQYGVVNEESKLRDVFLCKGLRQPWSELWGVMQRFM; from the coding sequence ATGAAAGCAAATTCCTCTATCAAATTCGACTTACTCATTCTTATTCTTCTTGCCACCATAAAACTGGTTCTGCACTTGCTTACCAACAATCAATATGGCTTTCATCGCGACGAACTTGCTATGCTTCACGACGCACGCAATCTTGCTTGGGGCTTCATTGCTTACCCACCGCTGACTCCGTTTCTTGGAAGTATTGAGCTTAAACTTTTCGGCACGTCGTTAGTCGGCTTTCGTTTTTTCTCGGCGCTGTCGCAGTCCATTGTGATGGTCATTGCGGGGTTGATGGCAAAGGAACTCGGCGGCTCGCGTAGGGCGCAAATTCTCGCCGCGTTTGGAACAGGCATCGGCATGTTCACCCTCATTCAAGGCGCTCTCTTTCAATATGTTGCCTTTGATTTTCTATGGGTTGTGTTGCTTGCCTACTTCGCCATCCGCCTGCTTAAAACAGATACCCCCCGCTGGTGGCTGGCGATAGGCGCGGTTATTGGTTTGGGCATGATGACACGCTACACGATGGGCGTGCATGTCATTGGTTTGATCCTTGCGGTTTTGCTCACACAAACACGAAAACATCTCAAATCTCCGTGGCTGTGGGCAGGTGTAGTGATTGCCTTCGTCATCTTTTTGCCCAACATCATTTGGCAGATCCAACACAACTTTATCTCGCTTGAATTTCAAAAATCTATCCATGAACGGGACGTAAATCTCGGTCGCGCCAAAGGTTATTTCATCGATCAATTATTGATGGCAAATCCGTTTATGCTGTCGTTTTGGATTTCAGGCTTGCTTTTTTATTTCCGCGAAGCAAAATATCGGCTACTCGGCTGGATGTATCTGATCCCTGTTGCTATCTTCTTCCTCATGCAAGGACGCGGCTATTATCCTGCTCCAATTTACCCCATGTTAATCGCGGCAGGCGCAGTGGTATTTGAGCGCCATTTGGAAACTCTCTCTCCTAAAAATGCGCTTCGCCATTTAACCTCGAACTGGATTTCCCTTACATTGGGCTTGGCTGTCGGTGGAGCATTAATGTTACCCGTCGCACCCATCAATTCAACTATGTGGGATATTTCCTATGGTGTCCACGACAATTTCTCCGAACAACTCGGCTGGCGCGAATTGAATGAGCAAGTCGCAAATGTATATCACGCCCTGCCCGCAGCCGAAAAATCTCGTGCGGGGATTCTCGCTGGTAACTACGGTGAAGCAGGCGCTCTGGAGTTATATGGTGATGAGTATAATCTTCCCCAAGTTATCAGTCCTGCGGACTCGTTCTGGCTACAAAGCGCACCTACCGAAAATATTGATGTGTTGATTGTCGTCGGCTACTCTAAAGAAACAGCAGAAAAATATTTCAACTCATGTATACTGGCAGGTGAGATCGTCAATCAGTATGGTGTGGTCAACGAAGAAAGTAAACTCCGAGATGTTTTCCTTTGCAAAGGCTTGCGCCAACCATGGTCTGAGTTGTGGGGTGTAATGCAAAGGTTTATGTAA
- a CDS encoding isoprenylcysteine carboxylmethyltransferase family protein, with amino-acid sequence MNVDSAHKSNWEIAEVVFGIPFLVSIALHFIVPISLSEGSFRQIMIFVGIALIIIGIALVVVVRREFAHFRQPTDPGHPTTKIVKTGVFAISRNPLYLGGVLVLSGVALMLNMLWALVMLLPSTILCHYILIIPEERYLTAKFGDEYKEYVASVHRWLGRK; translated from the coding sequence ATGAATGTTGATTCCGCACATAAAAGTAATTGGGAAATTGCAGAAGTCGTGTTTGGGATTCCATTTCTTGTGAGTATCGCCTTACATTTCATAGTCCCAATTTCCTTGTCAGAAGGAAGCTTTAGACAAATCATGATCTTTGTGGGAATTGCTTTGATAATCATCGGCATAGCTTTGGTCGTTGTAGTACGCCGTGAGTTTGCACATTTCCGACAACCCACCGACCCTGGTCACCCTACAACAAAGATTGTTAAAACAGGTGTGTTCGCTATCTCAAGAAATCCGCTCTATCTCGGGGGTGTCCTTGTACTTTCAGGTGTTGCCTTGATGCTGAATATGCTTTGGGCATTAGTTATGCTTCTGCCTTCAACGATTCTGTGCCATTACATCCTGATCATTCCTGAGGAGCGCTATCTAACAGCAAAGTTCGGCGACGAATACAAAGAATACGTTGCTTCTGTTCATAGATGGCTGGGTCGTAAATGA
- a CDS encoding DUF2804 domain-containing protein — protein sequence MQNELLEPSSLLDTNGKLTQVGWSRKPLLDCNLENARFHRFRIKRWDYYAIFTPQRFFSATIADLGYAGNIFVYTLDFATGELHEEGLVIPLGKGIQLERNPEAGEASFMNDKVSLHFQADGGERRVKVDWAGFNNGRGIHADIILRALPEHESMNIIIPIGEKRFYDNTKINCMPAQGYIQYGDQREELQPETCIGSLDWGRGVWEYQSYWNWASSSGFLRDGQTIGLNLGMGFGDLSKATENAIILNGRVHKLGTVRFDYKSGNYMQPWRFTDNEGRLDLTFTPFKDRTAKTNLGIIFSEVHQMFGHYNGRATLDDGSSLEIHNLIGFAEEHHARW from the coding sequence ATGCAAAACGAACTTCTAGAACCCAGTTCCCTGCTCGATACAAACGGCAAACTGACACAAGTCGGCTGGTCACGTAAGCCATTATTAGATTGCAACCTCGAGAACGCACGCTTCCATCGTTTCCGCATCAAGCGCTGGGATTACTACGCCATCTTCACACCACAGCGTTTCTTCTCCGCTACCATTGCCGATCTTGGCTATGCAGGCAATATCTTCGTCTATACACTCGACTTCGCCACAGGCGAACTGCATGAAGAGGGGCTGGTCATTCCGCTTGGGAAAGGGATCCAGCTCGAAAGGAATCCCGAAGCGGGCGAAGCTTCCTTCATGAACGACAAGGTATCGCTCCACTTCCAAGCGGATGGCGGCGAGCGCCGCGTCAAAGTCGATTGGGCTGGGTTCAACAACGGACGCGGTATCCACGCTGATATCATTCTGCGTGCGCTACCCGAGCACGAGTCAATGAACATCATCATTCCCATTGGCGAAAAACGTTTCTACGACAATACCAAGATCAACTGCATGCCCGCACAGGGATATATCCAATATGGCGATCAACGCGAAGAACTGCAACCCGAAACCTGTATCGGTTCACTTGATTGGGGACGCGGCGTGTGGGAATACCAAAGCTATTGGAATTGGGCCAGCTCTTCAGGTTTCCTCCGCGATGGGCAAACCATCGGGCTAAATCTTGGAATGGGTTTCGGTGATCTCAGCAAAGCGACCGAGAACGCCATCATCCTAAACGGGCGTGTTCATAAACTCGGCACGGTTCGCTTCGACTATAAATCTGGCAATTACATGCAGCCATGGCGCTTCACCGATAATGAAGGCCGCCTTGACCTGACCTTTACTCCCTTCAAGGACCGCACCGCAAAGACCAATCTGGGCATCATCTTCAGCGAGGTCCATCAAATGTTCGGGCACTATAACGGGCGTGCGACACTTGACGATGGCAGTTCGCTTGAGATCCACAATCTGATCGGCTTTGCAGAAGAACATCACGCCCGTTGGTAG
- a CDS encoding PLP-dependent aminotransferase family protein, with translation MKTDPNSSLLYRSLADKLIALIEKDTYRVGERIPSVRQMSKQQGVSISTVLQAYLLLENQGWIEARPQSGYYVRGKAHDQVPEPEISSPAKDPSRVSLHELAMMLMRDSTDPELVQLGAAFPNPNYLPTEKINQALTRAARRHAVDGHKYIIPPGLEELRVQIAKRAALSGCQLSPSEVMVTSGGLEAIDLCLLAVCRPGDIVAIESPMYFGTLQTLEVHGLRVLEIPTHPRDGINLEALSFAVQHNPVRAVIVISNFNNPLGSQMPDEKKKELVELLARHEIPLIENDVCGEIYFGEKRPIVCKSFDKKGLVMLVSAFSKDISPGLRIGWVAPGRFKTELDWLKFTISVSPPTLPQYAIADFIEGGGYDHHLRRIRREYARNVELMSSAVIRYFPSGVRLTRPSGGFVLWVQLPENVDSLELYKKALEQKITLAPGHVFSATNQYANFIRLNAAEFNYTIERSLEKLGHIIVG, from the coding sequence ATGAAAACCGATCCGAATTCATCATTGCTGTATCGTTCCCTCGCAGACAAGTTGATCGCGTTGATCGAGAAGGATACCTATCGCGTTGGGGAGCGCATTCCCTCGGTGCGGCAGATGAGCAAACAGCAGGGCGTCAGCATCAGCACGGTGTTGCAGGCATATCTACTGCTTGAGAATCAAGGCTGGATCGAAGCCCGGCCGCAATCGGGATATTATGTGCGGGGAAAAGCTCATGACCAGGTACCAGAGCCTGAGATATCCTCTCCAGCAAAGGACCCAAGCCGGGTCAGCCTGCACGAACTGGCGATGATGTTGATGCGCGATTCAACCGACCCCGAACTTGTTCAGCTCGGAGCGGCATTTCCCAATCCCAATTATTTACCTACTGAAAAGATCAATCAGGCACTGACCCGAGCCGCGCGGCGTCACGCTGTGGATGGGCACAAGTACATCATTCCACCGGGGTTGGAGGAGCTCCGTGTGCAGATCGCGAAGCGTGCGGCACTGTCAGGGTGCCAACTCTCTCCCAGTGAGGTGATGGTCACCTCGGGTGGGTTGGAGGCGATTGACCTTTGTCTGCTTGCGGTTTGCCGACCGGGAGATATCGTTGCGATCGAGTCGCCGATGTATTTCGGTACTCTGCAAACATTGGAAGTACATGGATTGCGTGTGCTGGAGATCCCCACACATCCGCGCGATGGGATCAATCTTGAAGCGTTATCTTTTGCTGTTCAACATAACCCCGTGCGTGCGGTGATCGTCATTTCGAATTTCAATAATCCGCTTGGGAGCCAGATGCCAGACGAGAAGAAGAAAGAACTTGTGGAGTTGCTGGCGCGGCATGAGATCCCTCTGATCGAGAATGATGTATGCGGCGAGATCTATTTCGGCGAGAAGCGACCGATTGTTTGCAAGTCATTCGATAAAAAGGGACTGGTGATGCTGGTCTCCGCGTTTTCAAAGGATATCAGCCCCGGCTTGCGGATCGGGTGGGTTGCGCCCGGACGATTCAAAACGGAGTTGGACTGGTTGAAGTTCACGATCAGCGTTTCCCCGCCGACATTGCCACAATACGCCATCGCGGACTTTATCGAAGGCGGCGGATACGATCATCATCTGCGGCGCATTCGCCGGGAGTATGCGCGCAATGTGGAGTTGATGTCGAGTGCGGTGATCCGTTATTTCCCTTCCGGTGTGCGACTCACGCGCCCCTCAGGCGGATTTGTGCTTTGGGTGCAATTGCCAGAGAATGTGGATTCGCTTGAGTTGTATAAAAAAGCGCTGGAACAAAAGATCACACTCGCCCCGGGGCATGTCTTTTCAGCGACCAATCAATATGCAAATTTCATTCGCTTGAATGCGGCAGAGTTCAATTACACGATTGAGCGTTCACTGGAGAAGTTGGGGCATATTATTGTGGGGTAG
- a CDS encoding DUF2917 domain-containing protein, giving the protein MIAIEHCKHIDLNLHQHEVLKLSPNTGLEIECEKGILWVTSAGDNNDHTLSIGESYVARGPSTLVIEAIEDAVVNLKDMDEEPVIPVIA; this is encoded by the coding sequence ATGATCGCAATCGAACATTGCAAGCACATAGACTTGAATCTGCACCAACACGAGGTATTGAAGCTCAGTCCAAACACGGGCTTGGAAATTGAGTGTGAAAAAGGCATTTTGTGGGTTACCAGCGCGGGAGATAACAACGACCACACATTGTCGATAGGAGAAAGTTATGTTGCACGTGGACCAAGTACCCTCGTGATCGAAGCGATAGAAGATGCCGTTGTTAATTTGAAAGACATGGACGAGGAGCCTGTGATCCCCGTCATTGCGTAA
- a CDS encoding serine protein kinase RIO: MKSNSNRFDMEDTEAETFVKFKSKKQKLTGKQSISQLVSRDGNSDPDATFENSDLNELSKMDFLDELICGIKTGKEASVFLGRNSKGLIAVKMYTDLRVRSFKHDAAYRQGRFVGDDRIQKAIEQGSKHGLDAHQVLWVQEEFKQMKHLLEHGVRVPRGIAVHGLALVMEFIGDENGNPAPRISDLRMEKAEADEAFRQSVQNLKRIVKSGRVHGDYSTFNILWHNKEAVVIDFPQVMEIGSNPNANAFLERDVRSLCKSFMKQGVHAEEGKVLREVRG; the protein is encoded by the coding sequence ATGAAATCCAATTCAAACAGGTTCGATATGGAAGACACGGAAGCAGAAACTTTCGTAAAGTTCAAAAGCAAAAAGCAAAAGCTGACCGGTAAACAGTCGATCAGTCAACTCGTTTCCCGTGACGGAAATTCAGACCCAGATGCAACTTTCGAGAACAGCGATCTGAACGAACTCTCCAAAATGGACTTCCTCGATGAGTTGATCTGCGGTATCAAAACTGGCAAAGAGGCATCAGTCTTTCTCGGCAGAAACTCAAAGGGACTCATAGCAGTCAAAATGTACACAGACCTGCGTGTGCGGTCATTCAAACATGATGCGGCATATAGGCAAGGCAGGTTCGTCGGCGATGACAGGATCCAGAAAGCCATTGAACAAGGCAGTAAGCATGGTCTCGATGCTCATCAAGTCCTTTGGGTGCAGGAGGAGTTCAAACAGATGAAACATCTCCTTGAGCATGGTGTGCGCGTACCACGAGGGATCGCAGTCCACGGGCTGGCACTGGTGATGGAGTTCATCGGGGATGAGAACGGCAATCCCGCTCCGCGCATATCCGATCTAAGGATGGAGAAAGCTGAGGCGGACGAAGCCTTCAGGCAATCGGTCCAGAATTTGAAGCGCATTGTAAAGTCTGGCAGAGTTCATGGCGATTACTCCACGTTCAATATCCTTTGGCACAACAAAGAAGCGGTTGTCATTGATTTCCCACAAGTAATGGAAATTGGGAGCAACCCCAATGCAAATGCCTTCCTTGAAAGGGATGTTCGTTCTTTGTGCAAATCTTTCATGAAGCAGGGTGTTCATGCCGAAGAAGGTAAAGTGTTACGAGAGGTCCGCGGCTAA
- a CDS encoding LysM peptidoglycan-binding domain-containing protein, with the protein MNTKKLTQLLVITALLVTSFASTGGALAWSQCPTYITVQAGDTLSGIAALCNTTVDAIRAVNPGLGWWLYTGQVINIPTGSTPSYPQTGGTYVVQTGDTLGKIAARGKTSVNALLAVNPQISNASLIYAGQVINLPAGVTLEPSKPPKPTPPPSTPPPSNNGWDKLKILYEKGMHVRTGPDGKIISSALYKDVLWYDTNSVYVDGKWRVWVIVKLIKPTKDYTTGWLMVRDQYGTYFVSPQIDP; encoded by the coding sequence ATGAACACTAAAAAACTTACTCAACTACTCGTCATTACAGCACTTCTTGTCACATCTTTTGCGTCAACAGGCGGCGCCTTGGCCTGGTCACAGTGCCCTACCTACATCACTGTGCAGGCAGGTGACACCCTGAGCGGTATTGCGGCCCTCTGCAACACCACAGTGGACGCCATCCGCGCGGTCAACCCCGGTCTCGGCTGGTGGCTCTATACCGGACAAGTCATCAACATCCCAACGGGTTCCACTCCCTCCTACCCACAGACAGGCGGAACCTATGTTGTGCAAACAGGAGACACCCTTGGGAAGATCGCGGCTCGCGGCAAGACCAGCGTCAATGCGCTCCTAGCGGTCAATCCACAGATCAGCAACGCAAGCCTGATCTACGCCGGGCAGGTCATTAACTTACCTGCAGGCGTTACCCTTGAACCATCCAAACCTCCCAAGCCAACGCCTCCGCCCAGCACACCGCCCCCCTCCAACAATGGTTGGGATAAACTGAAGATCCTCTACGAAAAAGGCATGCACGTTCGCACTGGGCCCGATGGAAAGATCATCTCCTCCGCATTGTACAAGGATGTATTGTGGTACGACACAAACTCCGTGTATGTGGACGGTAAGTGGCGCGTATGGGTCATTGTGAAACTCATCAAGCCTACAAAAGATTACACAACTGGCTGGCTCATGGTCCGCGATCAATACGGAACCTACTTCGTCAGTCCGCAGATCGATCCGTAA
- a CDS encoding winged helix-turn-helix transcriptional regulator, with protein MKFNPVLFAKAIADETRQKIMSACCCCELSVNEIVEKIGFSQPTISHHLAILRDADLVSIREEGKQTFYTLNQENIAVCCGQIMLKFAPEEEATEAVIKVVNA; from the coding sequence ATGAAATTCAACCCTGTCCTCTTCGCCAAAGCCATCGCCGATGAAACTCGTCAGAAGATCATGAGCGCGTGTTGCTGTTGCGAGCTCTCTGTCAACGAGATCGTTGAAAAGATCGGCTTCTCGCAACCCACTATCTCACATCACCTCGCCATCTTACGTGATGCGGATCTGGTAAGCATCCGCGAAGAAGGCAAGCAAACTTTTTATACTCTCAATCAAGAGAACATCGCCGTTTGCTGTGGACAGATCATGTTGAAGTTCGCACCCGAGGAAGAGGCAACCGAAGCGGTTATCAAAGTGGTCAACGCATAA
- a CDS encoding permease, translating to MDITSLLQYTLGKVVETFSHNWYLLLLSIVISAALKLYVDQDAIANFLRRNTKNSVLMSTGVAVATPFCSCGTTAIILGMMASTVPWAPIVAFMVASPLTSPQELFYSAGLFGWKFAIAFFVASILLGLIGGFIASFAEARGWLKDQARMTSPKSASFSLGIMGGPAPLDLPVVVQSSASTAQCSCSSEPAKPTITLQMFMQEMWTISKRLFPLFLGFTFIGYLLNGLIPTAWITGLFGSGHAYSIPLAATLGLPFYINTEASLPLVRAMLESGMSEGAALAFLITGAGTSLGALGGALTIARWRVIAIVVGTLWVGAIFIGLAYNILFL from the coding sequence ATGGACATCACATCGTTACTCCAATACACCCTTGGAAAGGTTGTCGAGACCTTTTCACATAACTGGTATTTGCTTCTACTCAGCATCGTTATCAGCGCCGCGCTAAAACTTTATGTTGACCAGGATGCCATCGCAAACTTCTTGCGACGCAACACAAAGAACAGCGTGCTCATGTCCACGGGAGTTGCTGTTGCCACACCTTTCTGCTCATGTGGTACAACAGCGATCATTCTAGGGATGATGGCATCCACTGTCCCATGGGCGCCCATCGTTGCTTTCATGGTCGCGTCACCGCTCACTTCCCCACAAGAACTCTTTTACAGTGCAGGTTTATTCGGTTGGAAATTCGCCATTGCGTTCTTTGTCGCCTCGATCTTGCTTGGCCTGATAGGCGGATTCATTGCCAGCTTTGCTGAAGCTCGTGGCTGGTTGAAAGATCAGGCACGTATGACATCGCCAAAATCAGCATCGTTCTCATTGGGCATCATGGGCGGTCCCGCTCCGCTCGATCTTCCAGTTGTTGTTCAATCATCTGCATCAACAGCACAATGCTCATGCTCATCAGAGCCCGCCAAACCAACGATCACCCTACAAATGTTCATGCAAGAGATGTGGACGATCAGCAAACGGTTGTTCCCCCTCTTCTTAGGGTTTACATTTATTGGATACCTGCTCAATGGCCTCATTCCCACAGCATGGATCACCGGTCTCTTTGGGTCTGGCCATGCCTATAGTATTCCACTTGCCGCCACGCTTGGGCTTCCGTTTTACATCAATACCGAGGCGTCACTGCCTCTTGTCCGTGCCATGCTCGAGAGCGGCATGAGCGAGGGTGCAGCACTGGCCTTCCTCATCACGGGCGCCGGCACATCCCTCGGCGCGTTGGGCGGCGCACTCACCATTGCCCGTTGGCGTGTCATTGCCATTGTTGTTGGCACGTTATGGGTCGGAGCCATTTTTATCGGCCTTGCTTATAACATTCTGTTTCTATAA
- the arsM gene encoding arsenite methyltransferase: MTQSPTPIHDTVREHYAERIKSNTSCCGPSDCCSTESNLYPTDLLAVLPEGESSVSYGCGDPITLASLQPGQTVLDLGSGAGLDCFFAAKKVGETGKVIGVDMTPEMLERARGSAKRMNITNVEFRQGFIEDLPVDSNTVDVIISNCVINLSPDKSKVFAETFRVLKPGGKLAVSDIVTDGPLPDAVKQSLSAWAGCVAGAVEAKDYIGMMEAVGFTNVSVTPVFFDKQTVDSALDEMKLDVKEYPREDVYKAVYSAKITAYKPA, from the coding sequence ATGACTCAATCCCCCACCCCCATTCATGATACGGTCCGCGAGCATTATGCAGAGCGGATTAAAAGCAACACTTCCTGTTGTGGACCTTCAGACTGCTGCTCCACCGAAAGCAACCTCTACCCGACAGATCTACTTGCCGTCCTTCCCGAAGGAGAATCATCCGTCAGTTACGGCTGTGGCGACCCGATCACACTCGCATCTCTGCAACCCGGGCAAACAGTCCTTGATCTCGGCTCGGGCGCTGGCCTCGACTGCTTCTTCGCCGCAAAGAAAGTCGGCGAGACCGGAAAAGTTATCGGCGTAGATATGACTCCCGAGATGCTGGAACGGGCCCGGGGCAGTGCGAAGCGGATGAACATCACAAACGTTGAATTCCGTCAGGGATTCATCGAAGACCTGCCCGTTGACTCAAACACAGTGGATGTCATCATCTCGAACTGCGTGATCAACCTCTCGCCCGATAAATCCAAAGTGTTCGCCGAAACATTCCGCGTGCTCAAGCCTGGTGGCAAACTTGCTGTGTCTGATATTGTCACCGACGGTCCATTACCAGATGCAGTGAAACAAAGCCTGAGCGCTTGGGCAGGATGTGTAGCCGGCGCCGTGGAAGCCAAGGACTACATCGGCATGATGGAAGCTGTTGGCTTTACAAATGTATCAGTCACGCCAGTATTCTTCGATAAGCAAACAGTCGACTCCGCGCTTGACGAGATGAAGCTGGATGTGAAGGAATATCCACGCGAAGATGTGTACAAAGCTGTTTATAGCGCAAAAATCACAGCCTATAAGCCTGCATAA
- a CDS encoding TetR/AcrR family transcriptional regulator gives MQQRSEETRTKILDAAIKLFSNNGYNKASVDDICAEAGISKGAFYHHFKSKQELFLAILDGWLKAIDNAIEVSKDMTAPETFMQMSEAFPYIFETAGDGLPMFLEFWMQASRDNKIWNASISPYRRYHKYFTSLIKKGVDEGSFVEVDPELTSRMIVSTAMGLLLQSLLDPKGAKWEKVARESTNMLVNSLLKK, from the coding sequence ATGCAACAACGTAGCGAAGAGACACGCACAAAAATTCTGGATGCTGCAATCAAGTTGTTCTCCAACAATGGCTATAACAAAGCCAGCGTGGACGATATTTGCGCAGAGGCGGGAATCAGTAAAGGCGCGTTCTATCATCACTTCAAAAGTAAACAGGAACTTTTCCTTGCCATATTAGATGGCTGGTTAAAAGCCATAGACAACGCCATCGAAGTATCAAAAGATATGACGGCTCCTGAAACCTTCATGCAAATGTCTGAGGCGTTTCCTTATATCTTTGAAACCGCAGGTGATGGCTTACCTATGTTCCTGGAATTCTGGATGCAAGCCAGCCGCGATAACAAGATCTGGAATGCAAGTATTTCCCCTTACCGGCGTTATCACAAATATTTCACATCACTCATCAAAAAAGGCGTAGACGAAGGTTCATTTGTTGAAGTGGACCCTGAGCTCACCTCACGCATGATCGTCTCCACAGCGATGGGTCTACTATTGCAAAGTTTGCTCGACCCCAAAGGTGCCAAATGGGAAAAGGTCGCGCGTGAAAGCACAAATATGTTGGTCAACAGTTTGTTGAAGAAGTAA
- a CDS encoding DegV family protein → MKIVTDCASDMSAEELESLGIVQAPLFIQFPEGEVDSTEISADDFYNRLEAMRPQIPTTAQPSSGIFAEIYRKLSQVEKNILSIHISSGLSGTINSARDGGEQVKGEANIKHWDTLTLSGGERFQVLAAALALKAGWAYQNIQERLEKIREKTELIYTLDTLEYLARGGRIGRVKALAGALLNLKPVIRVDTDGKYSTVTNGRTIGKSMKAMTDHIFQKYGNAPVWVTVLHGRFAEKAESFANQLQEQLNVAKLEVRRISPVLGVHTGPGIVGAAVVPMELMEDLT, encoded by the coding sequence ATGAAAATCGTAACCGATTGTGCATCAGATATGTCTGCCGAGGAACTTGAAAGTTTGGGGATCGTGCAAGCCCCATTGTTCATTCAATTTCCAGAAGGTGAAGTGGACTCAACCGAAATATCTGCAGATGATTTCTACAATCGTCTCGAGGCTATGCGTCCACAGATCCCGACAACTGCACAGCCTTCCAGCGGGATCTTTGCTGAGATCTATCGCAAACTTTCGCAGGTGGAGAAAAACATCCTTTCGATCCATATTTCCTCTGGCTTGAGCGGCACCATCAACTCGGCACGTGATGGCGGCGAGCAGGTAAAGGGTGAAGCCAACATAAAACACTGGGACACACTCACCCTCTCAGGCGGCGAACGTTTTCAGGTTTTAGCGGCGGCGCTTGCATTGAAGGCAGGCTGGGCTTATCAAAACATTCAAGAACGCCTTGAAAAAATCCGCGAGAAGACTGAACTGATCTACACCCTCGACACTTTGGAATACCTTGCACGAGGCGGGCGTATTGGTCGCGTTAAGGCTTTAGCTGGTGCCTTGTTGAATCTCAAGCCCGTCATCCGCGTGGATACGGACGGCAAGTACAGCACGGTCACCAATGGACGCACCATCGGAAAATCCATGAAGGCTATGACAGATCACATCTTCCAAAAATACGGAAATGCCCCGGTCTGGGTCACTGTATTGCATGGTCGCTTTGCTGAAAAAGCCGAAAGCTTCGCAAACCAACTCCAGGAACAGCTCAATGTTGCCAAGTTGGAGGTCAGGCGTATCTCACCCGTGTTAGGTGTACATACGGGCCCCGGCATTGTCGGTGCCGCAGTTGTCCCCATGGAATTGATGGAAGATTTGACCTAA